In a single window of the Acyrthosiphon pisum isolate AL4f chromosome X, pea_aphid_22Mar2018_4r6ur, whole genome shotgun sequence genome:
- the LOC107884114 gene encoding uncharacterized protein LOC107884114 — protein sequence MTFTWYIIQQQYWIIANLQVIKSRLRHCIASYQIRPRGVQPVMRNLPKFLLQQVKPSTTRSTVPYATHTKALHVQLTTDLSTETFLMVFSRFISRRGPITQMHSDCGTNFVCESKLFETVDQFMQSAEHQAKCNGYLTARNISWHFNPPSKPHFIGLWEAGVKLTKTLIHRTIGLHRLKYEELITLLNGSKPH from the coding sequence ATGACATTCACTTGGTACATCATCCAGCAACAATATTGGATCATAGCCAATCTCCAAGTTATTAAATCTCGCCTACGTCACTGTATTGCCAGTTACCAAATTCGTCCTCGAGGAGTCCAGCCCGTAATGAGAAATTTACCTAAATTCCTGTTGCAGCAAGTGAAGCCATCAACAACACGCAGCACTGTACCATATGCCACGCATACAAAAGCGCTACATGTTCAACTCACCACAGATTTGTCCACCGAGACATTTCTGATGGTCTTTAGTCGTTTCATTTCACGCCGTGGCCCAATAACACAGATGCATAGTGACTGTGGCACTAATTTTGTATGTGAATCAAAGTTGTTTGAAACAGTTGATCAATTCATGCAATCCGCTGAACACCAGGCAAAGTGCAATGGCTACCTCACGGCACGTAACATCAGCTGGCACTTTAATCCCCCATCCAAACCTCACTTCATAGGTCTTTGGGAGGCTGGAGTGAAGTTAACAAAAACACTGATTCACAGAACTATTGGCCTCCATCGACTCAAGTACGAAGAACTCATTACCCTTTTAAACGGATCGAAGCCACATTAA